The Chryseobacterium oranimense genome contains the following window.
TATAAGGCAAAAGAACATTTCAACATCCTCTATCTTCCGATCATATGGACTGTACTGTCCAGTATTTTTATATACATAAGCTTAAAAAGGAACATTCCCGAATACAGCAGAATTGGCTTTGCCCTTACAGGAATTATGGTCCTGAAACTTTACAGCTATGATGTATGGCAAATGGACAATATTTCAAGAATTACGGCTTTTATTATACTGGGAATCATTTTATTATTGAGTTCTTTTACTTTTCAAAGGCTGAAAAATATTATCAAAAATATGGTTGATAAAAAAGAGGAAGAAGAAGAAAAAGAAAGCTAAAGAAAAAGCTACATATAGTTGCTCTTTTAAATGAAACAACCTTCAATATGCTTTTTTAAAATCAAAAATTCATAATAAATGTTTTTATTTCTAAACAATATTTAAAAATTCATTCACATTTTATAAAAATTAATTATATTTATCCAGTTTTTAACAGTTACATATCTGGTTATGAAAAAAATACTCTATTCTTTTTTAATATTATCATCTGTAGCATTATCTGCCCAGAAAAATCCTTCTGTAAAATTTGCGGTTGCCAATGATGCAGTAGGAACAGTAGGTATGTTTAATGCAAGAAAAGCCATAGTTCAGAGCTCAAGCGTCTATAAAAGTCCAGCCGCCCTGCCTCAAGGTTTAAAAAAATACAGCTTCATTGCAGAAAAAGGTCTTACGGAATTTAAAATCAAGAGCGGTCAGGAAGGTTTGGATATCATCTCCCTGGCTCAGCTGAATTCACAATACGGAGTTCCTGAAAATACACCGGTTTTTATTGAAGGTTACGAATTCCCTGACAGCAGTACAAAGATCTACGGTGACATAATGGGTAATGTGGAAGTAAAGGATCATGACGGAAGAAAAACCGTCTTCCTAAGTACAAATGGTATAAAATAATAGTAATATTTACCAATTATATAACGAAAGGATACTTTGAAAGTATCCTTTTTATTTTAATATCTGTCGCTCCATTTTTTCTTCAACTCCTCGTAGATCTTCTTTTCAGTGGCATTGTTGCCCGGCTGGTAAAGCTTCTCGCTTTTAATTTCTTCGGGCAGAAAATCCTGCTCTACAAAATTTCCTTCGTATGAATGGGCATATTTATATTCTTTACCGTAATCCAGATCTTTCATTAGTTTGGTCGGCGCATTTCGAAGGTGCAGAGGAACAGGCAGGTTCCCTGTTTTCTTTACAAGAGCCAACGCGTCATTAATAGCCATATAGGTAGAATTACTTTTAGGGGAAACTGCAAGATAAACTGCCGTTTCACTTAAAATAATTCTTGATTCCGGGTTCCCTATCACATTAATGGCCTGGAAGCAGTTGTTCGCTATCACCAAAGCATTGGGATTGGCCAGCCCGATATCTTCTGCGGCAAGAATAAGCATTCTCCGGGCAATAAACTTGATATCTTCACCGCCTGCAATCATTCTTGCCAGCCAGTACACCGCTCCGTTCGGGTCTCCCCCGCGCATAGACTTTATAAAGGCAGAAATAATATCGTAATGCTGCTCCCCGTTTTTATCATAAAGTGCCATTGTTTCCTGCAAAACACCCAGAACATCTGCATTGGTGATCTCATTGGTGTCTGAATTCCTGTATTGGTTAAGGACCAGCTCAACAGAATTGATCAGCTTTCTGGCATCTCCGCCGGAATACTGGATGAACGCTTCTTTTTCTAAGATTTTAAAACCGGTTCCTTCATCTTTATTGTATCTCTGGGAAGCTGTATCTATAAGATCTTCCAGCTTTTCGTAGCTCAATGCCTTTAAAATATACACCTGGCTTCTTGACAAAAGTGCCGATACTACTTCAAAGCTTGGATTTTCTGTGGTGGCACCAATTAACACGATCCAGCCTTTCTCCACAGCATGCAGTAATGAATCCTGCTGGGATTTGTTGAACCGGTGGATTTCATCGATGAATAAAATGGGAGATTTTCCGGAGAAAAGATTCTGTTTTTTAGCATCTTCAATCACATCACGTACATCCTTAACCCCTGAAGAAACTGCTGAAAGCTTATAAAATTTCCTACCTGATTTTTCTGAAATAATTTCAGCCAGGGTTGTTTTTCCGGTTCCGGGAGGTCCCCAAAGAATCAGGGAATTCAATGTATTATTTTCGATCATTTTTCTGATCGTCCCTTTTTCACCGGTAAGATGTTCCTGCCCAAGAACTTCATCGAGGGTTTTGGGTCTTAATTTTTCGGCTAATGGTATATTCTGGCTCAAGATATTTTATTTTTTGATCAACGGTTCCAGAGGTTTCTGACCCCTGAAACTTCTAACAAAATTAAACCAATTTTAATTTATTTACCCTATTTTTGTATTGTTTTGAAACTTACATTCAATAAAGTCATTAGTTTTCCTTTGGTAATTTTAATAAAATTTTACCAATGGTTTATTTCGCCCTTACTTCCCAAAAACTGCCGGTATGAACCTACCTGCTCCCACTATATGGTGGAAGCCCTTCAGGTACATGGCATATTCAAAGGGTTGTGGATGGGCATCAGAAGAATTTCAAAATGCCATCCTTGGGGAGGCAGCGGCTATGACCCCGTTCCACCGAAAAAATTAAATCAGTAATAAATTATTAAACCGATAGAAATGAGTAATCTAATTTTCAGAATTTACCTCATCGCATTTGCATTCATTACCCAGTCTATGTTTGCCCAGAATTATCCCGGAGGCTTATCCGACGGAACTCTGAAAGTAAACGGAAACAATGTCCCGGTAAAGATTTTTTCCACTACAGAAATAGGTGACCTTAATGCCTTTCCGGAGAAAACTACAGGCAACGATGTTTTGGTTATTCTGAACGAATCCAATTTTGAACCTGCTTACTTTAACTACAGCGCTACAACTTTAGAAAAATATAAGGCTGCCCGTTACCAGTTTTTTGATAAGAATTTTAAACTGATCGACAGTCCCGCCACAAAAGAAAATATCACGCATTTCAAATATGCCGTAAAAACGGCCAAACCGATTAACGGATCCGACAATGTAGCACTGGAAACCCCATTCAAAATATGGGACCCTTCAAAGGGCATACAACTTGGTCCTGTAACTTTGCATTTCTATAGCCTGATGTTTGTTTTTGCTTTTGGTTTTGGTTATGTTTTAATGATGAGAATCTTCAAGATCGACAATGTAAACCAGAAATACCTTGAACCGCTTTTTACCTGGACACTGATCGGAACGATTTTGGGAGCAAGATTAGGCCATGTCATTTTCTATCAGCCTGAATTGTTTAAAGAAGATTTCTGGAGTGTATTTCTACCGATAAGCACTAAAAACGGATTTAAATTCACAGGATTTTCCGGACTTGCCAGTCATGGTGCTACAATAGCCCTGATTTTTACCACTTTATATTATTCTTTTAAAATTATTAAGAAAAATCCTTTCTGGGTATATGACAGAATTGGTATTGTGGTTGCTTTAGGAGGTGCATTTGTGAGAATAGGTAATTTTTTCAATTCGGAGATCATAGGAAAAGCAGTTGATCCCACTTCTCCCCTTGCCATTCTTTTCCCACAGCAGAGCAGCGAATATGGGCCTACAGTTCCCCGCTATCCCGGCCAACTTCTTGAAGCTATCGGATATTTCCTACTGTTCGTATTGCTATGGATATTATACAGAAAAACAAACAAAAAATATCAGCAGGGATGGTTATTTGGACTGTTCTTTATTATTCTTTGGGCGATCAGGTTCTTTGTTGAATTCCTGAAAGAGCCACAGGGTGATGAATTCATCCACATCGGCGGACTTAACACTGGCCAGGTGCTTTCCATTCCGTTTATGATTGCCGGAGTGGTTATCATGATTATTTCAAAAAAATTCAAAATTACCCAGGCGGAAAACGAGAAACCTGAATAATATTATCTCAACTACAATTTAAAAAACCACAATTTTTTTGTGGTTTTTTATTTTTTATAAGTAGATTCTTTTATTAAAATCATCAATAGAATTTCTGAATTTCCCCAAATACAATTATTATACGTCATATTTTGTCGTAACCTACATATACCTTTGATTTAAACTTCTTGCAAGAATTTTAAAACAGTTATTAATCTATTTAAAATTAAAAAAATGGTATATAATTTAAATCTATTTACAACAGAAGATTTTTTCTTATCAAATTGTCCGAATTTAACGAACTATCCGGATATTGTTACTTTGATGGATAGCTTTACAAATGAGATTGTCAATTACATTAAAGTGACTAACTGGCTTGACGGTACAGCTATTTCAACCGATGAAGCTACTTTTCTTGACGGAACTATTTTCAGAAAAAAAGCAACAGATGTTTACTACGCCCGCGAGGTGATTTTCAACAAAACAGCTCTGAATATAAAATGGTTCGGTGCAAAAGGAGACGGAATTACAGATGACACCAATGCATTTAATAAAGCTTCTGATTTTGTTTTTGAACAAAGAAAAAGAAATGTTTCTATTTCATCAATTTATATTCCAAACGGAAGGTTTAAAATTACAGAAACATTCTATATCCCTTTACGCGGATCCTTAAAAGGTGAAAGTTCATTGAATTCTATCATTGTAGGCGATATAGATGGTCCGTTGTTAAGAATTTTACAATCTAAAACAAACCCGGATGAAGTTTATGAACAATATGGAAAAACCACTATTAAGGATTTATCTTTAGGAGGAAAAGATTTTGATGATGCCCCTGACGCTTTCATTGCTAAACCAGATGGTTTCAAACCGAATAAAGTAGGTATATTAATTACGAAAATGCTAAGGATAGAACTAGACAACTTATTTATTAAGGGCTTCGAAGGATATGGTATATTATATGATGCTGGTCTTAACAGCGATGGCACCATTACCGGCACTTATTACCAGACTCTGAGAGGTTGCTATTTTACATGCAATGCCATAGGTTTAGAAGCTCGTACATGTACTACAATTTTGTTGGATAATTGTGAATTCAGAAAAAATTCGAGAGGAATTCATTTTAAGGACAGCTTCAGCAATTGGATCAGGAATTGTATTTTTGAAGAAAACATAGCCAAATATTTAGCTGCTCCTTCTGCTAGTAATCCCCTGAACTACCTTAATACATCTTCATCAAGTATAATTCTGGAAGGTGAAGCTTGTAAAAACATTACCATCAGCGAATGTTATTTCGAAGGAGATTTACAAAATATTGTCTTTAATGATTTCGTATCAGGAAATATTGTACGGGGATGTTTCTTTATTGGAGCAAGTATTCATCAGAAAACTCCGGATTTCCCACTGTTCAGGATAGCCGTATTCAAAGATCAGGCACGTGAAAATTTATTCGAGTCTAATACTTATTTAACAGAGAATAATGCAGTCCCACCTATCCGGTTTAAATTTTTCCCACAGGCAAAAAATAATGTGTTCAAATTTTTACTTAAGGAATATTTGGAAAAGTTCATAAATGATAATACTGATGATTTTCAGAATTCTTATATCAATAATAATCTCATTCATAATATGCCAATTGCATTCGCTGATTCTGCCAATCAAAAGTTTGAGAGAAATAAACGTAACCAGATAAGACCTTACATCCAGGAAGAACCAGCTGAACGTTTTATAAATGATGTTCTTATTAAAAATGGTAAAGTTGGGATCTGGAATGGAGTTGTTTGGACAGAAGGAGATGGATCTACATTCGGAGTAAAAAGATTTGGAAACACTAATGAAAAAGATCCCGATCAATCAGTAACTGGTCTGGTGTACTTTGATACTCAATTAAATAAGCCAATATTTAAGAAAAATAATCTAGCAGATTGGGTATATGCAGATGGAAGCCCTGCATAAAACTTATTCATTCAATTAAAAATATAAGTCACAATTTATTTGTGACTTTTTTGTTGATCATATTAAACACATTTTTGAATTCACTGATTACATCTGTAGGAAGCATAGATTCTTTAGAGTACTTTTCAGCTGCTAAATCAGCTGCTTTTCCATGAAACCATACTCCTAAAATACATGCATTTTTGTGAGAGTATCCCTGCGCAATCAGGGAAGACAGAATTCCGGTAAGAATATCCCCGCTGCCTCCTTTAGCAAGCCCCGAATTTCCAGTGATATTATAAAATACGTTGCCGTCCGGACTTATTACCTGAGTGTGATGATCTTTCAGTACAATGTAAATATTAAACTCTGCAGCTTTTTCACACGCAAGCTTAAGCCTTTCAAAAGAGTTTAATGTACTTCCGAATAATCGTTCAAATTCTTTTGGATGTGGTGTTATGACAGACTGTTCAGGAATCAGCTTCAGATTCTCACTGTCTTTTGAAAGAATATTCAACGCATCAGCATCCAGAACTACAGGATGATGGTATTCCCTTAAGAAATCCAGCAGCCCTTTTTCTGTAACTTCATGAGTTCCCAAGCCCGGGCCTATTCCGGCAACAGTATCTTTTTCTATATCAAAATGATCAATATAATTTTCACCTCCTTTAATGAACATAGCTTCAGGGCAGGAAGTCTGAAGAATTTCATATCCGCATGACGGCGCGAGTGTAAAGATAAGTCCGGCTCCTGATTTTAAGGCCGATTTTGTAGCCAGTACTGCAGCTCCTATTTTTCCATAGCTTCCGGCTGCTATTGTAACTTTACCGTAAGTCCCTTTATGGGAAAATTCTGATCTCGGCTTAAAGATATTTTCAATAACGGGATCATCAATAACAAAATCATCAGTTTCTGTATGGGAAATATATTCTTTGCTTAAGTCTATATCCAGAATAATTACTTTTCCGGCATACGGTCCTGTTTCGGGGTGTAAAAAAGTTTTTTTCCAGGACTGGAAGCTCAAGGTATAATCCGCCTTAAAGACAGTGGCATTTTTCTGAAAAATCCTATTCGTGAAAAGGCCGGAGGGAATATCCACTGAGATTTTGACATTGCTTCTTTCATTTAACTGATCAATGATCTCTTTATATTCACCCTCTATATTCCTTGACAATCCGGTTCCAAAGAGTGCGTCAATAATAATTGTTTTAGAATCAAAATGATTCTGTTCTATATCTTTGAATTCTTTTATGGATATTCCTGAAAAATCCCTGAGTTTTTTAAAGTTCACTGTTCCGTCTTCTGAAAACTTTGACCGGGAATCTTTAATAAACACATCTACATCGAAACCTTTCAGATAAAGTATTCTCGCAACAGCAAAACCATCGCCCCCGTTGTTTCCGTTTCCACAAAAAACGGCAAATTTCCTGTAATTTTTACAGTTTTCGGAGATCCAGCCTGCCAATGCTTCCGAAGCCCTTTCCATAAGCTGGATGGATGAAACAGGTTCGTTCGAAATGGTAAACCGGTCCCAGTCACGTATTTGTTCTGCAGTGAATATTTTCATAAGATGGTGCAAACTTTTAACCAAATTACGAAAGTTTTTTCTGACATCTCAGTCCAAATGATGACAACAATAAAATATTAGCTAAAAGAATAAATTCACTAAAAAAAGCTAATGAATTACAGCAATTAATTCAACAACGGAGGAGTAAAAAACTATAAAAAGTAACGTTTTTACATTTTTTAATTATATTTTTGTGTGTATACTAATTAAAAAAATATAAATTATGGGATTTGTTAAAGAATTTAAAGAGTTTGCCATCAAAGGCAATGCTTTCGATCTGGCCGTTGGGGTAATCATCGGAGGAGCATTCGGAAAAATAGTAACGAGTGTTGTGGATGACCTTATTATGCCTTTGGTAGGGGCAGTGATAGGTAAACCGGATTTCAGCAGTTTATACCTTGTACTTTCTGACCCGAATAACGGTGTAAAGCCGGGAATGGTTCTTGAAAATGCAAAAAAAGTAGATGGAGCGAGTATTTTTGCCTATGGAAATTTCCTGACCGTAGGTATTAACTTTTTGCTTCTTGCATTCGTCGTTTTCCTTATGGTAAAAATGATTAACAAAATGAAAAAGACCGAAGCTGAAGCCCCTGCCGCACCTACTGCAGATCAGCAATTACTGACAGAAATAAGAGATCTTCTTAAAAGTAAAAACAATATATAAAACAAAAGCACCTCTAAAACAGAGGTGCTTTTTATTTTATTCTCTTTCAGCTATTACTGAATCTGTAAAATGCTTGAGATTTGTTCAGCCAGAGAAAGCCCGATTCTGTCCTGAGCTTCTAAAGTGGAAGCACCGGTGTGAGGAGTCAGGGAAATCTTTGAGTGATTCAGGATTTCTTTAGAAGGTGTAGGCTCGTTGATGAACACATCCAGCCCCGCAAACTTCACCTTTCCTGAATCCAATGCAGCAATTAAAGCCGTTTCATCTATAACACCGCCTCTTGAACAGTTTACGATGGCAACGCCGTCTTTCATGATATCAAATTCATTCTTTCCGATCATATATCCGTCTTTCTGCGCCGGAACATGCAGTGTAATAAAATCTGAGTGTTTCAATACATCCTGAAGCGGTTCCGTTTCAATATCTACATTAATGAACTGGTTGTTGTAGAATTTTACTTTGATGCTTGCTCTTCCTACGTTATTATCCGCTGCAACTACTCTCATTCCCAATCCTAAAGCAATTCTGGCAACTTCCTGCCCTATTCTTCCCATTCCGACAATTCCAATGGTCTTTCCTCTTAGTTCAATACCGGCTGTATAAGCTTTTTTAAGAGCAGCAAATTCCGTATCTCCTACCAAAGGCATTTTTCTGTTTGAGTCCTGAAGAAATCTTGCTCCCGAAAACAGGTGGGCAAAAACAAGCTCAGCAACAGATTCTGAGGAAGCAGAAGGGGTATTGATCACATGAATTCCTTTTTCTCTTGCATAATCTACATCAATATTATCCATTCCTACACCACCTCTCCCGATAATCTCGATAGACGGGCATCCGTCAATAATATCTTTTCTTACCTGCGTGGCACTTCTTACCAGCAGGGCACGGATTTTATGTTCATTAATGTAATCCACCAAAAATTCCTGTGGAACTTTTGCAGTAATCACTTCAAAACCTTTCTCAGCCAGAGCATCAATTCCAGATTGATCCAGACCGTCGTTTGCTAAAACTTTCATAAATACAATTTGATATTAAAAGTGAAAAGATTTAAAAATTAAAGAATTTTGAGTGCGTACACTTTATCATTTAATTTTTAAATCTCTGTATATGTTTTCTTAATCTTCTTTGAAAACTTCAATGGTAACCTGCTTTTCTACAAGGTCTGTAAATTTACCTTTGTATCTTGTTGCTCTTACCAGGTGGTTATCTATCCAGTGGTAGTTTCCTCCTCTTGGCTTTCCGCAGAGTACACTGTGGTATTTGAAGCCATGCTTATCCAGCCAGTCGATGGTAATCTGCTTCAGATTTTCTGTTCTTGAAGTGAAGAAACAGATCTGATGTCCTTCGTCATACCACTTATTGATGGTTTCAAGTGCATCAGGATAAGGCTCGCAGGTAACCATTCTTTCAGGCTCTTCATTCGGAACATCATCTGTAATGGTACCGTCTATATCTATTAAATAATTTTTTACCCCGTCCTTAAGAATAGGACTTATATGCTCTTTATATTCTAATTCCATCATTAAAATTTGAGCTGCAAAGTTACACTTTTTATAGGTATCCGGAGTATTAAATCGTGTTTAAGTTAAAAAAATACTACAAACAATCATATTTAACGAATAATATAAATATTTTATTCGCTATTTTAATCTTAATGGTTAAAAATTTTCTTATTTATGTTGTTTTCTCAATAATGATGTTCATGTTTTGAATTTTGTTGGTAGAATTTCAATTAATAGTTACGATTCATCATTTAA
Protein-coding sequences here:
- the lgt gene encoding prolipoprotein diacylglyceryl transferase; the encoded protein is METPFKIWDPSKGIQLGPVTLHFYSLMFVFAFGFGYVLMMRIFKIDNVNQKYLEPLFTWTLIGTILGARLGHVIFYQPELFKEDFWSVFLPISTKNGFKFTGFSGLASHGATIALIFTTLYYSFKIIKKNPFWVYDRIGIVVALGGAFVRIGNFFNSEIIGKAVDPTSPLAILFPQQSSEYGPTVPRYPGQLLEAIGYFLLFVLLWILYRKTNKKYQQGWLFGLFFIILWAIRFFVEFLKEPQGDEFIHIGGLNTGQVLSIPFMIAGVVIMIISKKFKITQAENEKPE
- a CDS encoding replication-associated recombination protein A — translated: MSQNIPLAEKLRPKTLDEVLGQEHLTGEKGTIRKMIENNTLNSLILWGPPGTGKTTLAEIISEKSGRKFYKLSAVSSGVKDVRDVIEDAKKQNLFSGKSPILFIDEIHRFNKSQQDSLLHAVEKGWIVLIGATTENPSFEVVSALLSRSQVYILKALSYEKLEDLIDTASQRYNKDEGTGFKILEKEAFIQYSGGDARKLINSVELVLNQYRNSDTNEITNADVLGVLQETMALYDKNGEQHYDIISAFIKSMRGGDPNGAVYWLARMIAGGEDIKFIARRMLILAAEDIGLANPNALVIANNCFQAINVIGNPESRIILSETAVYLAVSPKSNSTYMAINDALALVKKTGNLPVPLHLRNAPTKLMKDLDYGKEYKYAHSYEGNFVEQDFLPEEIKSEKLYQPGNNATEKKIYEELKKKWSDRY
- the mscL gene encoding large conductance mechanosensitive channel protein MscL, with the protein product MGFVKEFKEFAIKGNAFDLAVGVIIGGAFGKIVTSVVDDLIMPLVGAVIGKPDFSSLYLVLSDPNNGVKPGMVLENAKKVDGASIFAYGNFLTVGINFLLLAFVVFLMVKMINKMKKTEAEAPAAPTADQQLLTEIRDLLKSKNNI
- the yidD gene encoding membrane protein insertion efficiency factor YidD → MKLTFNKVISFPLVILIKFYQWFISPLLPKNCRYEPTCSHYMVEALQVHGIFKGLWMGIRRISKCHPWGGSGYDPVPPKKLNQ
- a CDS encoding phosphoheptose isomerase, translated to MELEYKEHISPILKDGVKNYLIDIDGTITDDVPNEEPERMVTCEPYPDALETINKWYDEGHQICFFTSRTENLKQITIDWLDKHGFKYHSVLCGKPRGGNYHWIDNHLVRATRYKGKFTDLVEKQVTIEVFKED
- a CDS encoding D-2-hydroxyacid dehydrogenase; amino-acid sequence: MKVLANDGLDQSGIDALAEKGFEVITAKVPQEFLVDYINEHKIRALLVRSATQVRKDIIDGCPSIEIIGRGGVGMDNIDVDYAREKGIHVINTPSASSESVAELVFAHLFSGARFLQDSNRKMPLVGDTEFAALKKAYTAGIELRGKTIGIVGMGRIGQEVARIALGLGMRVVAADNNVGRASIKVKFYNNQFINVDIETEPLQDVLKHSDFITLHVPAQKDGYMIGKNEFDIMKDGVAIVNCSRGGVIDETALIAALDSGKVKFAGLDVFINEPTPSKEILNHSKISLTPHTGASTLEAQDRIGLSLAEQISSILQIQ
- a CDS encoding NAD(P)H-hydrate dehydratase — its product is MKIFTAEQIRDWDRFTISNEPVSSIQLMERASEALAGWISENCKNYRKFAVFCGNGNNGGDGFAVARILYLKGFDVDVFIKDSRSKFSEDGTVNFKKLRDFSGISIKEFKDIEQNHFDSKTIIIDALFGTGLSRNIEGEYKEIIDQLNERSNVKISVDIPSGLFTNRIFQKNATVFKADYTLSFQSWKKTFLHPETGPYAGKVIILDIDLSKEYISHTETDDFVIDDPVIENIFKPRSEFSHKGTYGKVTIAAGSYGKIGAAVLATKSALKSGAGLIFTLAPSCGYEILQTSCPEAMFIKGGENYIDHFDIEKDTVAGIGPGLGTHEVTEKGLLDFLREYHHPVVLDADALNILSKDSENLKLIPEQSVITPHPKEFERLFGSTLNSFERLKLACEKAAEFNIYIVLKDHHTQVISPDGNVFYNITGNSGLAKGGSGDILTGILSSLIAQGYSHKNACILGVWFHGKAADLAAEKYSKESMLPTDVISEFKNVFNMINKKVTNKL
- a CDS encoding glycoside hydrolase family 55 protein, with protein sequence MVYNLNLFTTEDFFLSNCPNLTNYPDIVTLMDSFTNEIVNYIKVTNWLDGTAISTDEATFLDGTIFRKKATDVYYAREVIFNKTALNIKWFGAKGDGITDDTNAFNKASDFVFEQRKRNVSISSIYIPNGRFKITETFYIPLRGSLKGESSLNSIIVGDIDGPLLRILQSKTNPDEVYEQYGKTTIKDLSLGGKDFDDAPDAFIAKPDGFKPNKVGILITKMLRIELDNLFIKGFEGYGILYDAGLNSDGTITGTYYQTLRGCYFTCNAIGLEARTCTTILLDNCEFRKNSRGIHFKDSFSNWIRNCIFEENIAKYLAAPSASNPLNYLNTSSSSIILEGEACKNITISECYFEGDLQNIVFNDFVSGNIVRGCFFIGASIHQKTPDFPLFRIAVFKDQARENLFESNTYLTENNAVPPIRFKFFPQAKNNVFKFLLKEYLEKFINDNTDDFQNSYINNNLIHNMPIAFADSANQKFERNKRNQIRPYIQEEPAERFINDVLIKNGKVGIWNGVVWTEGDGSTFGVKRFGNTNEKDPDQSVTGLVYFDTQLNKPIFKKNNLADWVYADGSPA